Below is a genomic region from Listeria swaminathanii.
AGTACGCCAGCTGGCTCTGCAGTTTTCCCAATCATTTTTTGTGCATTGGTTACTACAATATCTAAATAAGTTAGCATTTGTAGCGCTAAGCCATAATAAACCTCCGTAAGTGCTAAATCATGTGAACTAGATTTATAATCTATGATTCGAAGGAACGTTCGATCATCTTGTTCCGCCATATCTATCCGATCAATTCGCCCTTGTAAAAGAAGTTCACTATCCGACTGCAACGGGATTTTTAATGGTGGAATATCACCTTTCAAACCAAAATCCACCTCTAAGCCAACAGGACGAAATGCACTGCTTTTAGCTTGTTCATTTAAGACCGTGGTCGCTCTTGTTATAATTTGGAGTAATTTATATTGAATATATTCCATTCGTTTAGAACTTAACAAAATCTCATGCTGAATTTTTGGTGCAAGAAATGTCATTGCTAGTTTTGCCATTTGTCGACATTCTTCTTCTGTTAAATTGCCCCAGTCTAAGTTATTTCTTTTTAATTCTGCTGAAATCCATTCCATTGCGCCGTGGAAAATTTCACCCATATCTACAGCTTGCAACTGGAAATGACCTCGTTCTTCTAGTTTCAGCCCATATTGAGCAAAATGTTGGAATTCACAACTGAAAAATTTCTCCATTCGTGAAACACTTGCATGGATAGTTTCTCCAAACAAATTTTTAGCTGTCGTTTCTTGCAATGCCTTTGTTTTATTTTCATAATATAGACTAGACAACACTTGTTTTGCCATTCTTGATTCTTTTTCGTCTGCAAAATAACTATTATAGGCATCCCACCATACATTAGATAGTGGATAGCCACGTTTATACATTTGTAATTGACTCGTCAACAATCCTAGTGTGGCTTGTTTGGAGCGGATATAGTTACTTTGTTCTTCATCACTTAATAAACTTGGATCTGTTAAATAAACCGATTCGTTTAATTTTTTAAATTGTCCTTTTATTTTCCTTAAATAATTCGACTCGCTAAGAACTTTCCCTTCTTCATCAGCAGCTGGATAGCTAAGAAATAACTTATCGCTTGGCAGACTAATTATCTTATAGGCTAATAAATCTTCTTCACCAATATTATTTTTTGCAGATGGTTTCAAATTACTATTCTCAGCACGTAAAGCATCTCGGTCTTGATCTGATAGTATGCCCTTATCTTTTTGGCGAAGTGGCATAACACCGTCATTCATTCCAATCGCAAAAATAACTTTCATATCCAATAACTTCGCATTTTCCATATCAGACAACACTACTTGATCTAAAGAAGGTGGCAAAAGTGAAAATTCAAGTGCATCAAGGCCAGTTGTAATGATTTCTGTAAAACTATTTATATCTAGCGTTTCCCCACCTAAAACTTCTACAAATTCATCTAAAAGTGCAGAAATAGAACTCCATGCTTGCTCATGTTCTCTAGCAAGCTCTAAGTAGCCCTGTTCTTCCGCTCGTTGTCTCCACAATTCTAACCGCTCTACAGCTTTCACTTCTTCTAAATAATGATAGAGGGCTAAAGCAAACTCCATTCCTGTATCTGCATTTCTTAGATTTTTTTCTAAAGTTGAAAGTGGCCCTACTATTTGATTTCTCATTTCATTAATAATAGATTGGGTATGCATTTCTTCATCAGTCTGCGGCAATACATTTGTAGACAGTCCACGAATTTTCCGGTAAATCCAATCGCCTTCTTTTTCCCATTTCCATTTATTTTGAATGCCATTCTCTAATACATAGTTTTCAAGGATATCCGCTTTACGTCGCAAGCCACTGGAATTTTCTGTAATATCAAAGAAAAATTCAGTTTTTACTGCTTGAAAAATAGGCTCATACTTCCAATTAAACAAAATAGCGTCTAAACTGGAACGAATAAACTCAATGAATGGATGTTTAGCCATAGCTCTTTTTTTATCGATAAAGATGGGAATTCCATAAGACTCCATCACCGTTTCACATAAAACATCATAGTCTCCTAAATTTCTTGTCAGAATGGCGATATCTCGGTATCTATAACCATTTAATGCTAATTGCCGAATTTCACGCGCTATCCCTTCTATTTCAGCACGTCGGTTGTTCGCTTGGTGAATCTTTAAGGCGTTTGGCTCCTCTTTAAAAGCCATAAATTTATTATGACCCCAAGCATTTGCTAAAAACGCTAACGAATCTTTTTTTGCTCGCTTATTTTTCAAGAAAAATGTATCTGGTTTCACTTGAATACCGTTTAATTTAGCCAAATCTAATAAAGCATAGTAAGCTTCGGTACTTGCTTTAAACATACTATATTCATCTAATCCCTGTTGGATTTCAGGAACGTTTAGAGTTAGGGAGACAGTAACCTTATCACATTTCTTCATTAATTCTCCGATAACAGTTAGCTCTTGTTTTGAGAAAGAGGTAAAGCCATCAATTACTATTTCAGTCTGATTTAGATAATCACTTTCTACAATTTTCTCTGATAGCAATCTTAAATAGTCTTCATTTTCGAGAAATTTATCTGCTAATAATTCTTCATATTTTTGATAAATCAGCGAAATATCATGTACTTTACTGTTCACGCTTGTAGACAAATTGGCCGCACTGTTAACCATGTCTTCTATAGAAACTTCTTCTTGTTTCATTTCTTTGAATAAATTTGCTAACTCTGAATAAAAACCTTTTCTAGAAGTTGCTTTAGAAAAAATCTTTAATTGCTCTTTTTGATCGAGTGCGGCTTTTCGAATAACCATTTCAATTCCGGTTTGACTTAGAAAAGTCTTCGATAATCCTCCTGTTTCTTGAAGGATTTTCCATGCTAAACGACTAAAGCTAAATATTTGCGTTCCAAGCATACCTGCTAAATTTTCTTTATTTAAAAAGCTTGTCTCCATCTGAAATGTCATTTGATCTGGGACGATAAAGATGTATGTCTTAGAATTTTGTTTGATTTTCTCTCCAACTTCATCCATTAAATGAGTTGTCTTGCCTGTTCCTGATTTACCCGCAATTATTTGAAGTGTCATACCCTCACCACCGAACATATGTTTTTATTTAGTTTACCATATTTGAGCAATCTGTCCAGAACTTTTTTCGAGGCATTTTTTGCTTGAAAATTTATAAAACAGCTCAAAAAAACTAAGATAGCTCTTACTATCTTAGTTTTTCATATATTTTACTCAAAAGCCAGCATTTCCTGTTGAATTTTATTCATTTTTTCTGTGAGTTGCATAAATTTCGCCTTGTTCCTATTATCGAGAGCTTTATCAATTTCAGCTCTAAGTTGTTCTAATTTTCTCTCTTCTAGGAGCATCGTCAGGAAGCATTCGATAAAAACGTTTGTTAATTCTTTTTCTCCTTTAAGGACACCCACCTGATTCATCAATGAATTAGAAAAATCACGCATTTCCACGACTACCACTCCTTCACCCATATTTATTACAATCTTGAAAAATTGTAATATGCCAAGAAAAAACAGAAAACAGCTTGAAAATACAACTTTACGAAAATCTAATGACTTGTAAAATTCCATGTGCTATAATGACAAAAAATAACTCATATCTAACTTTGGTGCTTAGTCGTTATTTGGAATCTTTGCGTATTAGGCAATAATTCTAGGTTTCTTCTTAGACATAAATACAAACATAGAGGAGTTGAATGAAATGAAAAAAGAACAAATCAGTACTCAGTTTTATGAAGTAAACCCGCACACGATGATTATTTTTCCAAAAAAATCTGGAAGTATAGTCTATTCAGAAATTTATGAAGTTGATTCTCATTATACTTCTAAATTTACCCCGTTTGAGTTAATTAAAACCAGCTGTAACTTTTTCGGATCAAGCTATGAGGGTCGTAAAGAGGGAACGAAGCACTTAATAGGTGTCACCCATAAGCCACCTATTATTATTGATCCCGTTACCTCCACTTATGTATTCCCAACAGTAGCACCAAGTTCAACAGAATGTATTTGGATTTTCCCGCAACATATTAAAGACTATCAAGCGATTGGATTTAATCACACGCTAATAAGATTTTCTAATTTGGAAACTTTTGAAATTGATATGTCTTTAGCATCATTTAATAATCAAATCGCTAGAACCTCCATGTTACATATGAAATTTTCTCAAAAAATGCGTATTATGGAGAGTAATTTCCCTTCAATGAATATGTTTTTCCCACCTACTACTCTTGCCGCTGAATCTAGACGTTTCTACACTACGATGCTTCCTGATAATGAAGATCCAAAAGATCCAGAGCAGTAAACTCGAACTAAATAAAAGCCAACTACAAATTATGTAGCTGGCTTTTCCTTAAATTATTTTTTATTCTCAATCGCATCGGCAATTCGTTTTAACATCAATAATTCATCTTCTGAATATGTATATGGTAATTCTAAATACCATTTCTCAAGTTCAGGATTTCCAATTAAAGGAAAGGCGTTTACTGAATTTTTTTCTCGTAAGCCTGCTACATCATCTAATAAGAAATCTGTTGTTGTTCCAAGGATTTCTGCTAATTTAGCCAAAATAAAGATTGGCGGTCGGTGGTTATCATTTTCATATTTGCTTATTGTGGATGCAGTTGTTCCAATTTTCATTGCTAATTGTTTTTGCGTTAATCTATTTTTCTTTCTCAAATGAATTAATTTTTCTCCAAATTCCAATACGCCCACCTCGCTTCATTTCCAGTATAGCAATTTTTCTGTCAGAATTCGAGAGATTACTAAAAAAGAAATCGCCTTTTTAGTTTCAAAAGACGATTTCCTTATTTTATACAGTTGGTTTCTTACGTAGAACACCAATTAATGCGGCACTGATTAATGTTCCAATAATAATTGCAATAATATAGAACCATGGTTGAGATACTAAGAAGATAACGAAAACTCCTCCGTGTGGTGCTAATACTTTAATATTCAAGAACATAACAATCGCACCTGTGATAGCACTTCCAGCAATGAAGCTTGGAATCATTCGAAGTGGATCTGCTGCTGCAAATGGGATAGCTCCTTCTGTAATGAATGAAGCTCCTAGAATTGAGTTAGTTAAGCCTGCATCACGTTCTTGAGGTGTAAATTTATTTCTGAAAATAAGCGTTGCTACAAAAGTTGCAAGCGGTGGTACCATACCAGCAGCCATTGTTGCTGCCATAATCGCACTACCTCCTGTTGCTACACTTGCTGCTAGGGTTCCGGTTGCAAAGATATAAGCTGCTTTGTTAATTGGGCCACCTAAATCGGCTGCCATCATAGCTCCGAGTAGCAATCCTAGAATAACTGCATTTGTTCCACTTAAACTATTTAAGAAATCATTTAACCAAGTATTTAATGCGCTCATTGGCACATTGAGTAATAGCATTAAAAGTCCGACAATTAATACGGATAAAACTGGATAGAATAAAACTACTTTAATACCATCTAACGTTTTTGGTAACTTTTTAAGTGCTAATTTAACTAATTCTACTGCATAGCCTGCAAGGAAACCACCAACTAACGCGCCAAGGAATCCTGCGCCACCTACAGACGCCACTCCGCCTGCTACAAAACCGGCTACAAGTCCCGGTCTATCCGATATACTGTAGGCAATATAACCAGCAAATACTGGAAGCATAAAACCAAATGCAACATCACCAATTTGTTTTAATAATGCTGGAATTTCATTGTATGAACCTAGTTTGGCAAGTTGATCTTGAGGCACACCTAACATTTGGTCAAGCATGAATGCAATAGCGATTGCGATACCGCCACCAATTACAAATGGCAGCATATGAGAAACACCACTCATTAAGTGTTTGTATATTTGTTGACCAATTGAAAGGCCATCTGCGCTTTCTACTGCTTGACTGCCTTCTTCCGCTTTATAAACTGGAGCATTTCCTGAAATTGCTTCATTAATCAGTTCTTCTGGTTTATGAATTCCCGCTGCAACTGGTTTAGCAATTAAATGCTTTCCATTAAAACGAGGCATATCTACTTGTACGTCTGCTGCAATAATAACGCCGTCCGCTTCAGCAATTTCTTTATCAGTTAGGCGGTTTTCAACACCTCTAGAACCATTTGTTTCTACTTTAATTCGTACGCCTAATTTATTTGCTGTTTCTTGTAATTTTTCTGCAGCCATATACGTGTGGGCAATACCTGTTGGGCATGCTGTAACTGCTACGACTGATTTACCAGTATCATTATTAGCTGTTGGAGTAACAACTGTTTCTTCTGAGTCTTCTTGTTCATGATTAAAGAGATTGATTACTTCGTCTGGTGTTTTAGCGTCTTTTAAAGATTGAACAAATGCTGGATGCACTAATAATCTAGAAAGTGCTGCTAATGTTTCTAAATGTGTTGCATTAGCACCATCTGGAGCGGCTATCATAAAGAATAAATGCGCTGGTTGACCATCTAAAGCATCATAATCTAATCCCTTTTCACTTTTAGCAAAAACAACTGTCGGTTCATTTACCGCTTTTGTTTTTGCGTGTGGCATCGCGATTCCTTCACCTACACCAGTAGAGCTTTGTGCTTCGCGGTTCATTATCGCTTCTTTGAAAAGAGCCTCATCATTAATTTTCCCTTTGCTTTTCAGTGAAGCAATCATTTCATCAATGGCAGCTTCTTTCGTCGTTGCTTGTAATGACATAATCATGACATCTTTGCTTAATAAATCAGTGATTCTCATTTTAGTTCCTCCCTGTTATTTTAGTTATCTTCACTTGTGGTAATAATTCGTCTATTAGTTCTTTTTGGGCTAAATCTGTTGAGAATGCTGTTGCTCCACCTGTTGCAACTCCTGCAGCAAATGCTTTAACTGGGTCTTTTGTTTTATCAAAAGTACCTACAAATCCAGCAATCATTGAGTCACCGGCGCCCACGGAATTTTTCAGTTCTCCTTTTAAGGCATCAGCGAAGTAAACATCTTCTCCTGTAAATAGAAGCGCACCATCATCAGCCATAGATACGATTACATGTTGTGCACCTAATTCCAGGCATTTTTTTCCGTATGGAATGAGTTCTTCCACGCTATTTAATTTAACACCAAATAGTTCTGCTAGTTCGTGATGATTTGGCTTAATAAGGATTGGACGATTTGGCAGTGCATCTAGTAACTCTTGACCAGTTGTATCAATCATAAATTCAGCTTGTTTTTCTTTACAAATCTGGATTATTCTATTGTAAAAATCATTTCCAAGTGAAGGGGGTACGCTTCCAGATAAAATAACAATATCGCCAGCAGTTACTTTATCCATCACTTTTAAAAATTCATTGATTTCATTTTCAGAAATTGCTGGCCCTAGACCATTAATTTCCGTTTCTTCTCCGTGTTTTAGCTTAATATTAATACGAGTGTCATCTTTTACTGTTACAAAACCGGTTTTTATACCTTCGTTTTGCAACCAGTCTTTGATAAAATTGCCTGTAAATCCACCTAAAAACCCTGTAGCAAGACTTGGTACGTTCAATTGACTTAGTACTCTGCTGACATTGATTCCTTTGCCACCAGGTAATTTATAATCTTGTTTCATGCGATTGAGTTCGCCAAGGTTTAGTTGGTCGATTTGCACAATATAATCAATTGATGGGTTTAAAGTAATTGTATAAATCATTTTTCTACCTCGATTATTTTAGTTTTTTGGATAAAGGATTCTTTTACCGCAGAAGGAATATAGTCTGTCACAATAGTTGCTTCTTCTATTGAAAACATTTTTGAAAAATTCACTTCATTAAATTTTGTATGATCCGCTACAACAAAAACGCGATCAGCACGTTCTTTTGCAGCCCGTTTAACAAATGCTTCTTCCATATCAGGTGTTGTGTAGCCATGCTCCGGATGCATCGCATTAGTGCCAATGAAAGCTTTATCAAAATGGTAATTCTGAATATTATCTAAGGCAACGGCACCAATAATTGCTTTTGTATGCACTTTCATTTTGCCGCCTAAAAGATAAGCATCAATATTTTGACGAACTAGTTCTTCGATATGGGTCAATCCATTTGTAACTACTGTGATGTTTCGATTTGCTAGATGAGTAATTAATTCTAATGTTGTGGATCCTGCATCTAGATAGATACAATCATTTTCTTCCACTAAACTTGCACAGTATGCAGCAATTTCTTTTTTACTTTGAATGTTTTTGAATGATTTTTCATTCATACTTGGTTCTTGATTGTGAAGTTTTACAAGTTTTGCTCCGCCGTGTACACGCTGGATTAATCCTTGTTCTTCTAATTCGATTAAATCGCGGCGAATGGTCGACTCTGAGGTAGCAAGACCTTCAACTAATTCTTGTAATTTAATCACACCAAGCTTCTCAATACTCTCCATAATAAGTTGTTTACGCTCTGCATTTAACATTATTACTCCTCCATCCAAAGTTAGTTTATCATCTTTTTCTTTCAAAATCAACCGTTTTCATTCAAAAACAATCACTCGAATTCAAATCCATTCATATTATAACATGTAAATAGCCAGAAACCTTCATAATTCTTCATCCAGTGTTTTTCTTATACAGTTCTAATTTTTAGCAGTATACTTGTACAGAAGATAATTTTTGGTATTAGGAGGAGTTATTCATGCATAAGGAATTAACATTTGATCAATTAGATAGTTTTTCAAAAAAATGGCGTGAAAATCCAGATAAATTGGTATTTCAAGCTAGCATTATGAAAAATGGGATTAAAGCCGCTACTGAGAATCCAGCTTCCAAAATTAGCATTCAACCCGTTTTTTCTCATGAGGTTGCTACAGATAAAGTTTCCAATCAACAGCAAAGTGGTAGATGTTGGATGTTTGCAGCATTAAATACGTTTCGTCACAAATTGAACGGAACGCTTGGTTTAAAGGATTTTGAGCTATCACAGAATTATACTAATTTTTGGGACAAACTAGAGAAAGCCAATTATTTTTTAGAAAATATTATTGAAACAGCAAATAAGGATGAGGATAGTCGCTTAGTTTCATGGTTGTTAGATACACCACAACAAGATGGTGGCCAGTGGGATATGTTAGTTTCGATTATTGAAAAATATGGGGTGGTTCCTAAATCTGCCATGCCTGAAACATTCCAGAGTAGCAAGTCGGCAGATTTAAACCATTTATTGAATGAGAGACTTCGTACGGATGCGGTTATTTTGAGAAAGGCTGTCAATGACAAGAAAGATACTGCCAGCTTGAAAGAAGAAATGCTTGCTGAGGTTTATCAACTCTTGGTTATGACGCTTGGTGAGCCGCCGAAAGTATTTGATTTTGAATATCGAAATAAGGACAATGAATTTAAGCAAGATTTGCAAATTACTCCTAAAGATTTTTATGAACGTTATGTAGATATGGATTTGAAAGATTATATTCCGCTTATTAATGCGCCGACTAAGGATAAACCTTTTAATCAGGCTTTCACGGTCGATTATTTGGGGAATATTGTCAACGGAGCGCCTATTAAGTATTTGAATGTGGAAATGGATGTATTAAAAAAAGCTGCCGCAGATCAAATCAAAGATGGCGAGACTGTTTGGTTTGGCTGTGATGTTGGTCAGCTTTCGGAAAAAACTACTGGTATTATGGATACGGATATTTTCTTGTTTAATCAAACTTTTGGATTTAAAACGGCTATGACGAAAGCAGAGCGCCTTGATTATAAACACAGTATGCTCACACATGCGATGGTTCTAACTGGAGTAAATATTGCCGGTGGTGAGGTAAATCGCTGGAAAGTGGAAAATAGTTGGGGAGAATCGATTGGTAACAAAGGCTATTTCGTTGCTAGTGATGCTTGGATGGATGAATTTACATTCCAAGTAGTTGTTCATAAAAAATATTTATCTAAAGAATTACTCGAAGCCTTTCTTAAAGAGCCAATTGCATTAAAACCTTGGGATCCAATGGGCTCGCTGGCACTTTAAATCGTAAATTCTGAAATGATTTTTATGTCGTTCATTTGAAAAAGAGCTGCTGCTACGCCGGTACCGTCTTTTATTTTTCCGGAGAAGGTGCCGTCGTAAATAGCACAGCTACCGCAAGATGGGCTTTTTTCCTTCATAATTATTTGTGTAATTCCGAGTTCTTTCATTTTAGCTAGAGTGAGGCTCGCTCCGTTTTTGTATTCTTCTGTTACATCTGTTCCCTGATTATCCACGACCTTGGCACGGCCTAACCAGACATCTTTACCGTCTCCGCCTACTATCTCTGCTGGAAACCTCGGTGTTGGCAGTCCACCTATAACTTCTGGGCAAAAAGGAATTGCTTCGCCATTTTCAACCATTTGCTTTATTTTAATAATTTCTTTATCTTTTCCATCATATCTACAGGCAATTCCCGCTAAACAAGCGCTTACTGCTATCATTTGGCTTTTCCCCCTTTATTTATGTTTCATTTTAACATAAAAAGCTGCCACCATTTATAGGCGACAGCTCAGTAATCATTAGATGTTTTGGTATGCTACGGCAATTTGTGTGCCGATTAATGCATTGTGTTTTACAAGTTCGATGTTGGCTTCAAGGCTCTTACCATCAGTTAACTCTTTTACTTTTCCAAGTAGGAATGGTGTCACGTCTTTTCCGTGGACGTGATTTTCTTCTGCTTCTTTAAGGGCTGTTTGGATTACATCGTTAATTACTTTTTCATCCATGGCGAATTCTTCTGGAATTGGGTTTGTAATTACTGCGCCGCCTTCGATTTGAAGATCCCATTTTGCTTTAAGAGATTCTGCAATCACTTCTGGAGTATCGGCACGTAAAGTTAATTCTACATCACTTGAACGTGTGTAGAATGCAGGAAGTACGTCTGTTTGGTAACCAATTACTGGAACGCCTTTTGTTTCTAAGTATTCCATTGTTAAGTTTAAGTCTAGGATTGATTTAGCTCCGGCACAAACGACAGCAACATTTGTTTTTGCTAATTCTTCTAAGTCTGCTGAAACGTCCATTGTTGTTTCGGCACCACGATGAACGCCGCCGATTCCGCCAGTTACGAAGATACCAATTTCGGCTAGTTCAGCACAAATCATTGTTGCTGCTACGGTTGTTGCTCCAAGTTGTTTTGTTGCAATAAGATAGCCGATATCGCGACGAGAAACTTTTGCT
It encodes:
- the addB gene encoding helicase-exonuclease AddAB subunit AddB; the protein is MTLQIIAGKSGTGKTTHLMDEVGEKIKQNSKTYIFIVPDQMTFQMETSFLNKENLAGMLGTQIFSFSRLAWKILQETGGLSKTFLSQTGIEMVIRKAALDQKEQLKIFSKATSRKGFYSELANLFKEMKQEEVSIEDMVNSAANLSTSVNSKVHDISLIYQKYEELLADKFLENEDYLRLLSEKIVESDYLNQTEIVIDGFTSFSKQELTVIGELMKKCDKVTVSLTLNVPEIQQGLDEYSMFKASTEAYYALLDLAKLNGIQVKPDTFFLKNKRAKKDSLAFLANAWGHNKFMAFKEEPNALKIHQANNRRAEIEGIAREIRQLALNGYRYRDIAILTRNLGDYDVLCETVMESYGIPIFIDKKRAMAKHPFIEFIRSSLDAILFNWKYEPIFQAVKTEFFFDITENSSGLRRKADILENYVLENGIQNKWKWEKEGDWIYRKIRGLSTNVLPQTDEEMHTQSIINEMRNQIVGPLSTLEKNLRNADTGMEFALALYHYLEEVKAVERLELWRQRAEEQGYLELAREHEQAWSSISALLDEFVEVLGGETLDINSFTEIITTGLDALEFSLLPPSLDQVVLSDMENAKLLDMKVIFAIGMNDGVMPLRQKDKGILSDQDRDALRAENSNLKPSAKNNIGEEDLLAYKIISLPSDKLFLSYPAADEEGKVLSESNYLRKIKGQFKKLNESVYLTDPSLLSDEEQSNYIRSKQATLGLLTSQLQMYKRGYPLSNVWWDAYNSYFADEKESRMAKQVLSSLYYENKTKALQETTAKNLFGETIHASVSRMEKFFSCEFQHFAQYGLKLEERGHFQLQAVDMGEIFHGAMEWISAELKRNNLDWGNLTEEECRQMAKLAMTFLAPKIQHEILLSSKRMEYIQYKLLQIITRATTVLNEQAKSSAFRPVGLEVDFGLKGDIPPLKIPLQSDSELLLQGRIDRIDMAEQDDRTFLRIIDYKSSSHDLALTEVYYGLALQMLTYLDIVVTNAQKMIGKTAEPAGVLYFHMHNQYVQAEKELSDEAIAKELQKSSKMKGLILSDPVAVSLMDTTLENGKSSSIIPAEIKQNGDLSARSRTATRAEFDKMRQFVRHKYQEAGNKILDGAVSINPYKLKERTPCQFCSFRSFCGFDPSLTSNQYRHLTNEKPETILTKMDVEGGTQ
- the pfkB gene encoding 1-phosphofructokinase, with product MIYTITLNPSIDYIVQIDQLNLGELNRMKQDYKLPGGKGINVSRVLSQLNVPSLATGFLGGFTGNFIKDWLQNEGIKTGFVTVKDDTRINIKLKHGEETEINGLGPAISENEINEFLKVMDKVTAGDIVILSGSVPPSLGNDFYNRIIQICKEKQAEFMIDTTGQELLDALPNRPILIKPNHHELAELFGVKLNSVEELIPYGKKCLELGAQHVIVSMADDGALLFTGEDVYFADALKGELKNSVGAGDSMIAGFVGTFDKTKDPVKAFAAGVATGGATAFSTDLAQKELIDELLPQVKITKITGRN
- a CDS encoding PTS fructose transporter subunit IIABC; the encoded protein is MRITDLLSKDVMIMSLQATTKEAAIDEMIASLKSKGKINDEALFKEAIMNREAQSSTGVGEGIAMPHAKTKAVNEPTVVFAKSEKGLDYDALDGQPAHLFFMIAAPDGANATHLETLAALSRLLVHPAFVQSLKDAKTPDEVINLFNHEQEDSEETVVTPTANNDTGKSVVAVTACPTGIAHTYMAAEKLQETANKLGVRIKVETNGSRGVENRLTDKEIAEADGVIIAADVQVDMPRFNGKHLIAKPVAAGIHKPEELINEAISGNAPVYKAEEGSQAVESADGLSIGQQIYKHLMSGVSHMLPFVIGGGIAIAIAFMLDQMLGVPQDQLAKLGSYNEIPALLKQIGDVAFGFMLPVFAGYIAYSISDRPGLVAGFVAGGVASVGGAGFLGALVGGFLAGYAVELVKLALKKLPKTLDGIKVVLFYPVLSVLIVGLLMLLLNVPMSALNTWLNDFLNSLSGTNAVILGLLLGAMMAADLGGPINKAAYIFATGTLAASVATGGSAIMAATMAAGMVPPLATFVATLIFRNKFTPQERDAGLTNSILGASFITEGAIPFAAADPLRMIPSFIAGSAITGAIVMFLNIKVLAPHGGVFVIFLVSQPWFYIIAIIIGTLISAALIGVLRKKPTV
- a CDS encoding IDEAL domain-containing protein, with the protein product MEFYKSLDFRKVVFSSCFLFFLGILQFFKIVINMGEGVVVVEMRDFSNSLMNQVGVLKGEKELTNVFIECFLTMLLEERKLEQLRAEIDKALDNRNKAKFMQLTEKMNKIQQEMLAFE
- a CDS encoding DUF523 domain-containing protein — its product is MIAVSACLAGIACRYDGKDKEIIKIKQMVENGEAIPFCPEVIGGLPTPRFPAEIVGGDGKDVWLGRAKVVDNQGTDVTEEYKNGASLTLAKMKELGITQIIMKEKSPSCGSCAIYDGTFSGKIKDGTGVAAALFQMNDIKIISEFTI
- a CDS encoding helix-turn-helix domain-containing protein yields the protein MEFGEKLIHLRKKNRLTQKQLAMKIGTTASTISKYENDNHRPPIFILAKLAEILGTTTDFLLDDVAGLREKNSVNAFPLIGNPELEKWYLELPYTYSEDELLMLKRIADAIENKK
- a CDS encoding DeoR/GlpR family DNA-binding transcription regulator, with translation MLNAERKQLIMESIEKLGVIKLQELVEGLATSESTIRRDLIELEEQGLIQRVHGGAKLVKLHNQEPSMNEKSFKNIQSKKEIAAYCASLVEENDCIYLDAGSTTLELITHLANRNITVVTNGLTHIEELVRQNIDAYLLGGKMKVHTKAIIGAVALDNIQNYHFDKAFIGTNAMHPEHGYTTPDMEEAFVKRAAKERADRVFVVADHTKFNEVNFSKMFSIEEATIVTDYIPSAVKESFIQKTKIIEVEK
- a CDS encoding competence protein ComK; protein product: MKKEQISTQFYEVNPHTMIIFPKKSGSIVYSEIYEVDSHYTSKFTPFELIKTSCNFFGSSYEGRKEGTKHLIGVTHKPPIIIDPVTSTYVFPTVAPSSTECIWIFPQHIKDYQAIGFNHTLIRFSNLETFEIDMSLASFNNQIARTSMLHMKFSQKMRIMESNFPSMNMFFPPTTLAAESRRFYTTMLPDNEDPKDPEQ
- a CDS encoding pseudouridine-5'-phosphate glycosidase, coding for MKNYLSLSEEVKQAKAEGKAIVALESTIISHGMPYPQNVEMARDVEQIIRDNGAVPATIALIDGKIKIGLSDEELELFAKSSNVAKVSRRDIGYLIATKQLGATTVAATMICAELAEIGIFVTGGIGGVHRGAETTMDVSADLEELAKTNVAVVCAGAKSILDLNLTMEYLETKGVPVIGYQTDVLPAFYTRSSDVELTLRADTPEVIAESLKAKWDLQIEGGAVITNPIPEEFAMDEKVINDVIQTALKEAEENHVHGKDVTPFLLGKVKELTDGKSLEANIELVKHNALIGTQIAVAYQNI
- the pepC gene encoding aminopeptidase C — encoded protein: MHKELTFDQLDSFSKKWRENPDKLVFQASIMKNGIKAATENPASKISIQPVFSHEVATDKVSNQQQSGRCWMFAALNTFRHKLNGTLGLKDFELSQNYTNFWDKLEKANYFLENIIETANKDEDSRLVSWLLDTPQQDGGQWDMLVSIIEKYGVVPKSAMPETFQSSKSADLNHLLNERLRTDAVILRKAVNDKKDTASLKEEMLAEVYQLLVMTLGEPPKVFDFEYRNKDNEFKQDLQITPKDFYERYVDMDLKDYIPLINAPTKDKPFNQAFTVDYLGNIVNGAPIKYLNVEMDVLKKAAADQIKDGETVWFGCDVGQLSEKTTGIMDTDIFLFNQTFGFKTAMTKAERLDYKHSMLTHAMVLTGVNIAGGEVNRWKVENSWGESIGNKGYFVASDAWMDEFTFQVVVHKKYLSKELLEAFLKEPIALKPWDPMGSLAL